One genomic segment of Primulina tabacum isolate GXHZ01 chromosome 9, ASM2559414v2, whole genome shotgun sequence includes these proteins:
- the LOC142556933 gene encoding uncharacterized protein LOC142556933: protein MATRGRGRGRPRQDIPVAQDQGSATHTQMDITPTPMEILLARFQSLHPPMLKGTENALECENWLENMDQLFESLEYPDDRRIKLVVHQLLDVAKSWWIMTKKALEGRGTIVTWDIFKSEFYQRFFPTSYRKDRGAEFANLKQGNLNIEEYVAKFSNLLRFAPHVASDEEAKADHFVNGINPDIFTLVNTGRPNTFAEALDRAKGAETGIIRQRGFQYSQRPQQPQFRQHFRQGNSGRNCGNIREQFKARGKQFKRHGMKYLRVGDHRDRYLTRIVRPLQFILISNKTRTDRNKQSGGHRVILLMF from the exons atggctactcgaggtagaggtcgtggtagacctagacaggacataccagtggcacaagatcagggcagtgctactcatactcagatggatataactccgactccgatggagatactgttagccagatttcagtctttgcacccaccgatgttgaagggtaccgagaatgcattagagtgtgagaactggttggagaatatggatcaattatttgaatctcttgagtatccagatgatcgtagaatcaaattagttgttcatcagttattggatgttgctaagagttggtggataatgaccaagaaagctttagagggtcgaggtacgattgttacctgggatatttttaaatctgaattttatcagcgtttctttcctacctcttacaggaaagataggggagccgagtttgcaaatttaaaacagggaaatctgaatattgaggaatatgttgctaagttctcgaatttactgagatttgctcctcatgtagcatccgatgaagaagctaaggccgaTCACTTCGTAAATGGTATTAACCCTGATATATTTACTTTGGTTAATACCggaaggcctaacacttttgctgaggctcttgatcgagcAAAGGGAGCTGAAACTGGAATCATTAGGCAGAGAGGTTTTCAGTATTCGCAACGACCCCAACAGCCACAGTTCCGACAGCATTTCAGACAGGGTAATAGTGGACGTAACTGTGGAAACATAAGAGAGCAATTCAAGGCTAGAGGcaagcaatttaagaggcatggca TGAAATATCTCAGAGTGggggatcatcgagacagaTACCTCACCAGAATTGTCagacccctacagttcattcttATCAGCAATAAAACCAGGACAGATCGGAACAAACAGAGTGGTGGCCACAGG gttatcctgcttatgttttga